The Paenibacillus sp. G2S3 region CACGCGTGCGGAGCTATTCCAGTATTATTTGGCCTCTAGCCCTTCGATTTGGTGGAATGACCATGAAATCCTGACGTATGCGGAGCAGTTCTATAACAAGGCTCAAACGATAAGACTAGAGAAACGAAAGCTATTGATCACCGTGGGCAGTGAAGAGGCGTTTATGGTCGATGATGCTAAAGGATTATTTTCAAAATTGCATGAGTATTCATTGCCTGATTTACAGGTTGAGCATTATGTAGCGCCAGATGAAAATCATGCGTCAGTAGTGCCGACCATCATGAGTAGAGCGTTCCGTATGTTGAACCGTTAGGGAAGGGGAAGTGACGAGGATGATGGTAGGAGAACTTACTGCTTTCGAACATATGGAGCGACAAATTACTGTGTATCTCCCTAAAGAATATCATTTCTTTACGGATAGGAAGTTCCCAGCGGTTTTCTTGCAGGATGGTGATTTCTTGTTCAAAGAGTCGATTGCAGCTATAGAGAACGACGTGGAAGAGGGAATAACAGAGCCGGTTATTTTTATCGGGATTGACTCTCAGCTGCGGAATGATGAATATACACCTTGGGAAATGCCTGCTCTTTTTAAGGATTGGTCCTTTGGGGGCAAGGGGGATGACTATTTGGATTACGTCTATAAGGAGCTGGTTCCGTATATGACTCGTTCCTTTCGCATCTCTCATGAGTCTAGCAAATTGGCATTAGGTGGTGTTTCACTAGGTGGATTAATAAGTCTATACGCGATGTACAAAACGGAGTCTATTTTTGATAACTTTATACTCATATCTGCGTCTGTGTGGTTTAAAGATTTTATACAGTACATGGAGACTTCAAAGTTAGATAGGGAATGCAGAGTTTATATGTATGTAGGTGAACAGGAAGGTATCCACAAGACGAATGCACAGAAGGACATGGTGCCTAACAGCAAGCGCGTTTATGATATTTTAAAAGATAAGATAGACGCTGCTGATCAGCGTTTGAAGTTTGAGACAGATCCACTGGGCACGCATAATGACACGTTTTTCCTGCAATATTTTCCAAATAGCATCAGGTTCTTATTTCCCGCAAAATAAATAAAAGGACGAGCAGGAGAGAGTATCCTTGCATCGTCCTATTTATCTTATCTTCTTTTAGCTATGTTTCTGTAAATTCTCAAGATGTACGTCCAAATTATCAAAGGTTTGTGAAATACCCGGTAGCATACCCATATCAATTACTTGTTGTACCGCTTCTGGTGATGCGTATTTCCCGGTGTTAACCAGCTTCGTTTGACCATCCAGCTCGATAAAATCTAGTTGGACAAGCGTTTCAGGCAGATCTTCTGAAATATTACCCTCTGCATCAGAGAACCAGTCCGTGTAAATAATTTGCTCCGGAATCGTAATTTCCCGATAAAGCGCCTTGCCCCAAGACTCCATGCCATAGAAATCGCCTTGATTCTTATCCTCACATTTCATGCAATAATGCCAAGTGCCCCCTGGACGAAAATCGACATGGCACACGGGAAGTGTCCAACCTTTTGGCCCCCACCAGTGCTTCAAATGCTCAGCCTCAGAAAAAGCTCTAAAAACTAGCTCACGTGGAGCTTTAAAAATACGCTCTAATATTAGAGTACTGCCTTCAACTTTGGATACTAGCTGGTTGGTTTGGTTAGAATTTGTCATTGGATAAATCCTCCTCGTTTACTTTTCCTTATCTAATTCCTCGCTCTGTAGCTTCTGCAAATAATCATCCAGCCGATCGTATCGTTCCTCCCACATATGGCGGTAGGATTCTAACCAAACGTCTAATTCCTTAAATGGATCAGGGCGGAGCTTGCAAATGCGCCGGTTAGCAATAGCTTGAACTTCAATAAGTCCCGCTTCACTGAGGACACGCAAATGCTTGGACGCTTGAGGCTGCCGCAGCTGAAGACTATCCGCGATCTCTCCAACAGTTAAGGGATTCTCGCGTAATAGCTCGACGATCTGCATAC contains the following coding sequences:
- a CDS encoding alpha/beta hydrolase-fold protein, with translation MMVGELTAFEHMERQITVYLPKEYHFFTDRKFPAVFLQDGDFLFKESIAAIENDVEEGITEPVIFIGIDSQLRNDEYTPWEMPALFKDWSFGGKGDDYLDYVYKELVPYMTRSFRISHESSKLALGGVSLGGLISLYAMYKTESIFDNFILISASVWFKDFIQYMETSKLDRECRVYMYVGEQEGIHKTNAQKDMVPNSKRVYDILKDKIDAADQRLKFETDPLGTHNDTFFLQYFPNSIRFLFPAK
- a CDS encoding SRPBCC domain-containing protein: MTNSNQTNQLVSKVEGSTLILERIFKAPRELVFRAFSEAEHLKHWWGPKGWTLPVCHVDFRPGGTWHYCMKCEDKNQGDFYGMESWGKALYREITIPEQIIYTDWFSDAEGNISEDLPETLVQLDFIELDGQTKLVNTGKYASPEAVQQVIDMGMLPGISQTFDNLDVHLENLQKHS
- a CDS encoding metalloregulator ArsR/SmtB family transcription factor; protein product: MNTNVMSALAEPNRMQIVELLRENPLTVGEIADSLQLRQPQASKHLRVLSEAGLIEVQAIANRRICKLRPDPFKELDVWLESYRHMWEERYDRLDDYLQKLQSEELDKEK